Proteins from a single region of Campylobacter sp. RM16704:
- a CDS encoding GlcG/HbpS family heme-binding protein gives MKKIIFLCLFLGVSLMAKSFELVKEPILTTQMAEGILDLAKKEARKNGFHVSITIVDKSGQILAVLRDEKAGVHTINASYKKAYTATSQKRETAIIFKGVKEGKIPEDIRYLDDNFSIMPGGVPIFIDGVVVGGIGVGGAHLDEDVKIAKAGLLFLK, from the coding sequence ATGAAAAAAATTATATTTTTATGTTTATTTTTAGGAGTAAGTTTGATGGCAAAATCTTTTGAGCTTGTGAAAGAGCCTATTTTGACTACGCAAATGGCTGAAGGGATTTTGGATTTGGCTAAAAAAGAAGCAAGAAAAAATGGTTTTCATGTAAGCATAACCATAGTGGATAAATCCGGTCAAATTTTAGCTGTGTTAAGAGATGAAAAAGCAGGTGTACATACGATTAATGCTAGTTATAAAAAAGCTTACACAGCCACTTCGCAAAAAAGAGAAACAGCGATTATTTTTAAAGGTGTAAAAGAGGGTAAAATACCTGAGGATATTCGTTATTTAGATGATAATTTTTCTATTATGCCTGGTGGGGTGCCGATTTTTATAGATGGTGTTGTTGTTGGTGGTATAGGTGTGGGTGGAGCACACTTAGATGAGGATGTAAAAATAGCTAAAGCAGGACTTTTGTTTTTAAAATAG